TTTGTCAAGAATAGCttatctgccaatgcaggggacacgggttcgagccctggtccgggaagatcccacatgtcacggagcaactaagcctgtgcgccacaactactgagcctgcgctctagagcccgtgtgccacaactactcagcccgcgcacctagagcagcccatgctccgcaacaagagaagccactgcaatgagaagcccgtgcaccacagtgagGAGcggccctcgctcgccgcaactagagaaagcccgcacacagcaacgaagacccaacacagccaaaaattataaattaaataaataaatttatttttttaaaaaaaagaatagcttatAAATAATCCTGCCTTGAAGAGAGCAGGGCAACAATGGCCCATTATTTCCTAATCCCCTTCTCCGCTGAGAAAAGTCTTTTATCCATGGTGGGTATCCCAATTAATCAcacataaaaaaatactttaaaaattattggttAAGAATCATAGATGAAAATCAACTGTTGCAAAATTACTGACATAGCAGAGGACAGTCAACCCAGGAAAACTGGGAAACCAGGCTGTGGACAAAACCGGAATAAATACCAAGAGTAGAGCCTTCGTCATACCATACTTAAGCCTCTACTGCTTAAGTCCGTTACATTTCCAGTTACAAAAGCCCCTGTGGGATGACCTAAAGAAAACTGTAGGAAAATGAAGCAATATAGGTGACCTGGGTCCTGGTGGACAGGCCTGCAATACCTTGTAGAGAAGCAATAAACTCATACACCTCCTCTACGCTCCAACGGCTAGGATTACTGGACAGGAACACAGGGTTGATGCCATGTAATTCTGGTGTAGGCGGAGCTGTATTGGGGTTCCCCAGGTCACGTTCTCCATGCCCTGCTCGCACGGATAAAGGCCCAGGAGATGTTGGAGAGAGTGCTTCATCGTAACTGGAATTATCTGAACCCCGGCTAGAGTCCTCTTGACCCTACAGAAAAAAACGCAAAACAGGTCACAAGTAACAGTGTCATGAggtttccctctcctttccccagccACCCTGGGTTTGGATTACTATCGGGCACAGAGGAAAAACTAATCTTAGCACAAGTGAAATAAGCTGTACTTCACGTGCAAATGCCCGAAGTCACCAGTCCGCTCTCGAGTGCCTTTCAAGTATGAACTGTATCCCTCTCTCGGTTCTCACCTTCTACCAACGACTGCCCTAGATTTTCCCTCCTCAAACACGGCATAAGGATTAACAGACAGGCAACCAGTAAGGTGAGAAGAGACACAGGTCAGGATCTCTTGGAATTTGGAGTAAGGCAATCAACGCAAAACCGGAGTTCTGGTCTCATACTCATTTTAGCTGGGCAAAGGAACTGCCCCGTgcggaagaggaaggaaaaaggccCATTTCTGAGGTAGTGCGCCCCGCACCGGCAGCTCACCCGGTGACGCTTGCCCTGGATCTTGGCACGGGCGATGTCGGAGGAGCTGCGGCGGGGTCCGCGCCGACGAACGCGGGCATAGTTGGCTTCTTGaaactctttcatttttttcctcttcagccGGAATTGGTGGCTACAGCTCACATTATACCTACAGGTCGGGGCACGTACAGGAGGTCATGAGTGCTACCAGAGAGGACCGCCTTGCTCCCCTGCACTAAATGTGAACTGGGATTTTAAGGGCCGATTTGGGGAAGGGAATGAAAGCCGAGGAGACGTTAACTATGAGCCTTGAGCAGATCCTAGGGAAGGGGTGTAAGGTTAGATGGAGGGGGGTGAGGCGGGGTGCCTACAGTACCTCTTTGCGCAAGTCATGGAGCAGAATCTCTTGGAGCCGCGAAACTGCTCTGCAGGGGCGTACTTCCCACAGTACTCGCACTTCAGGAGGTTCGCCTTCTTATCGAGCTCTGAAAACAAGGCAGCGCGGGAGGGCTGCATCGGTTTCTGCTGCCACTCAGGCCCCCATCAGGCCCAGCGCTGGACTCTAATTACTCTCAGGGTTCCCCCCAAAGACCTACTCAACCTAACTGAGAATCTCCCTAAAACAAAGTTCAAGATCCAGAACCGTAAAGAACTGTCCCTCAAGAACATCACAGTCTTCCTAACCTTAAGCCAGACGATTTCCACTTTAAATGACTAATATTATCCTGACTCATAATCTCAGATTTCAGACAAGACTGCATTTCTGaacaggagagaggaaaggattaCTTAATGCCTGGAAAGACATAAGACCTCTCTCCCACAGAAGTTTCCAAAAGCAGGGGGGGAAATGTGAACAGGACTCCTTAACATGTAGTACAGAATCTAGAATAAGGAGAACTGGAAATTAAGAtatagcctgttttttttttttttttggccacaccctgcaacatgcaggatcttagttccccaaccagggatcaaacccgtgccccctgcagtggaagcgtggcgtcctaaccactgaacggccagggaattcccagaaatagCCTATTTTAGATcgtcttttgaaaaatatatccTCATAGTAAATAATTCAACAGATTACTAGCTTGATAAAATTCCCCTTAATTCTATCCTATGGAACAACTTTTGTGTGAGTCTACGTATTCTGTTATATGATGTGGCTTCTGGTTTCTCAGCGTGGATGGACTTCACGTAATTCCCACTTTAAATAGATAATTCCTATTTTACACTAAGTCCTCAAACACATCTCCATCAGCCTCCTTCCCCAGATGGGTCTCTAAATAAATACTTACCAGCAGATGGGCTGTCCCCACCTAAGGGGCCACCCGACTGATTCTCATTCAGCCCTGTCACGAGGCCAGtctgcagtggcttctcagaCTCTTTCAGTAACTGAGAACAACCCACCTGTCCCAGAAAAAGGTTAGTTAAGTTAGCCTAATTCCTTTCTGCTTCCCTATAGCTTTCCCCACCATTTTTCACCACCATGTCTCTGCCCAGAGTTCTGAGTTAATGACCAAGTCCGATGCAGAGAAAACCATTTTCAATATAGCAATCAAAAGCCTCTAACTGGCTTTTTTCAGATAAGCCACTGGAGAACAGGTTCCTACCTGGGCTCCCTATTTTGTCCTTTTCCTTCCTAAATTGTAGGGAACATACTAGGAGTCAAGATACCTGTGTTCTAAGTCCTGGTTCTGCAACTCATGGTATCCAGAAAACTCTCTTAACTTCTCTACCACAATTTTCTTCACTATAAAACAACCTAATTTGTCTAACTAAACACGACAGCTTTAGAGgtcactttcttccttttcttctcctcttcccaaCATTTTCACTTTCTAGTCTacatattctttcttctcttcacttCCTTCTTTACAACTAACCATACAAACAACAGAATTGAACCATTCGCTAATAATTAAATAGTTCTGAGCCTTTTGATTTCGTGGAGTTTGAAAAGACAACAATCAGACCAAGCCCCACCTTCTGGCCCTGCCCTCACCGGAAAAGGTTCTGCTCCTTCCTGGATAACGAAGCCTTCGATGATGTGGGTGAGAATCTGGGGCTTCACAATGGCCTGTGGGGGCTTGGAGTCACCCATCTGTCTGGACACCATGGCCAGCGTGGGAGGCGGTGCTGACGGGGCAGGAGCCAAGGCTACTACATCACTGCTCGGGGTACCAGCATTCACACTGGTCACTGGTTCAGCTTTGTCTGGAAAATAAACACAAGATTCAGGGACAGGTAGGGGATGACCTAGCTGATCCATCTATGAGCCAGGTCAGCCTGATCTTCCACAGTAATACATGTTCCCTTTTGATCACCCTGGATTCCCCGTGTTTGGATCTACTCCACCAAGCCTACTGAGGCAGAGTGATCTTTCAGCTCACTCAGAACTTTCCTCTAATTTCTATGTACTCCAGCAGCACTGCAGAAGCCAGTTACTCACCTCCAAGACCGCCCTTCTCCTCCATGGCCTTCGGGCTCTCTACTACCGGAGACGCCTTCGCAGGAAGCATTGAACTCAACGTGGAGATATcgtctctctcctcctctgactCAGCCTTGCGTTTGACAGGCAATGTCTGGGGTTTGCCCTATAAAGtgaagaacaggaaagaaaagatttatGAGTGAAGGGTAACAAGAAAACACAATTATTCCCATACTGTCAGAGAAAATTTTCTTAGTTCTAGATTCCCCAATTTGTATACTTCCCACAGTACAGTAAAATTTCTGGTCATTCCCAAGAAGTGTAACTTCTACATCAAGACAAAAAATACAACATTTTCTCCAGGTCCTCACGTAGACCTGGAGACCCTGGGTTCATCAACAGCCCAACCACTAActgttgtttttctaaaaatcaatTTTGGTGGTTAAGGCTATATCTTGATATAACTTAGTACAGGTCCAAAAACACAGAATTTCAGTGGCAAATTTAGGAGTATGAACTTCAGGTATTATCTACACTAATGTCTCCCTCTTACAAAAGGAAGAAGTGCGTGCCAGGATCTTAACCTTCCATGAACATGTCTCTCTCTTACAAAAGAAGCAGTGATCAATACCAGTATCTTAACCTTCCTAACTCCTTATTCCCCTCCTAAATTAAACTCAGGTCCTCTCAAGGATGATAGTGCCCTCAAAGCCATCAGGCATCACTCACCGGCAGGTGCACAGACTGCATGTAGAAGGCGGCAGGGACCTGGGCCACAACAGGCGAGGAGGCGGTAGCCGCCCCCTTCACCACATGTGCCGTTCCCTGCACAGGAGCCAGGGTCATCCCCGAAGCCAACACGGGCGGGCCCTCCTGCAGCGCACCAGGGGCCTGGGATGAAGGTGGCGAAGAGGCCACGTGGGCCTGGCCAGGCTGCACTGTGCCTGTCATCCCCCGGGAAGCAGGCACGGCGGCTGCCAGCTGGGCCAGCCCCAAAGCCTGGGCCTGGGCTGTACCTGGCTGCCGGGTGCCTACGACTTGCACGGGGATGTGGGGCGGAGGTTGCTGGGTGGCTGACATCTTGGCAGCCCCCAGCTGAGGAGGCTTGACAGGGGCCACAGGTGGCTTGGACTGGATGGGGACGGGGGGCTTGGGGGCTGGGTCAGGAGGGAGCGACAAAGGCGAAGACTGCAGCATGGGCTGGACAACCAGAGTCTGGGCTGGCTGCTGGGACTGCGAAGGCGGGGCCTGCTGGGCAGGGGGGccctgcgggggcgggggggcagggaggggcgcggcctgctgctgctgctgctgctgctgctgctgctgctgctgctgctgggccaGCTGGAGGTGGGTGGCCGTGTGCAGCAGCTGCGCCTGGCGGTGCGGGAACTGCTGCTGGTGGTGGATGGCGATCTGCTGCTGGATCACCACCTGCTTCTGCTGCAGGTggatctgctgctgctgctggatcAGGGAGTGGGGCTGGATCTGCGTGTAGGTGGCTGCGGGGACAGCCCCGAAGCGACAAAGAGGGAGGGGGGCAGAAAATCAGCAGTAGCCCCAGGAATGGGAAGCCAGAGCACCCTTCCGAGGCGGACCCAGACGGCGAATGGAAGGCGAGCCTGGAGGGGCCCGGGCGGCTGCTTGGCTCACACTCCTTCCTAGTCTGACGTTACCAACTACCCCAGTCTTAAAGGTTTCCAGGAGAGACCACTCTTGCTCGAGCAGTTAAGAGTCCTCGGTAACTTCTTGCGTTTATCTGACTTTTACTTTTTTGCTCTACTTAAATTCTGTTACTTTGCACTCAGCAAGGACAACGGCGGGCCCATCCTCTCCACGATTAGACTCAGCTCCTCAAGCACTGAGGccatgtttcattcatttttacatcCCTAgaacccagcccagggcctgacaCATGAGAAACACTTAGCAGTCACTGAAATAATAAACGTCCACAGAGGTAAAGATACCAACATCTTCCCGTGAATGCCTCGGTCTCCAACATTTATCAGTTTGGGTCACCGCCTATGAGAAGATGTCTTACGAGTCAGCAGCTGCGAGCTCGGACTTTACCcagtttcctccactgtaaaCTAGAGTTGGGATCTCCCCGCTCCATATTCTACCAGAGCGTCCAGAGGATATATGTGAAATGAAAGCACTTCGGTAACAGAAGTGCTACAGTGTGTAAATACTAGGTATTAAACTGATAATTAACTGTTACATTTTGTGAATACATTATTCAAATATAGCAACAACTAAAGAACTAGAAACAaggaaggcaaaaataaacattgCCAAGTAAGGTGCACACATCTAACTCTATACACAGTCTGAAATCAAGAACTATTTGGcgttattatttattcttttttatccttATCATTGATACAGATGATCACAAGTTGACTGTATTAAACCATGGCTCTATTTGCTCATCCTAAGTGCTCTAAGGCACCTATACAGCCTCTGCTCTACACTGGGCCAACTAACCAACATTAAACACATCCCTTATGCTAAACTGTAAGCTCCGTGAGCAGAGGAGTCTGTTTTTCAAAGGTGTGTCCCAGCACCTCCTAGAACATAGTAGGCAATTCAAAAAGAACCAAGTGAATGAAGGGTTCGAGTGAGTAAACTGAATAACTCAGGACCTAAGAAAGAGAGGACAAGGCAACTTGTAAACTGACTGCTGCCTGGTGGAAACAGACAAGATCCATCTCTGTTACCTGTCGTCCTGTCTCCCTGGACTAATATGATCAAGGTTGATGAGattctctttccttccactagTCCGGGACCAAGACAAGCAGGAAAAATGGCAAAGATATGTACTCTGACGATTTCAAACAAGTCCCGAGAGAACAATGACATTATGAGAGGTGACAGCTTACCTGAGCTAATAAGGGTCTGGCTGGGAGCAGGTGTGGCTGTCCGTGTCAGGTTCATGCCCACGCTCTGCTGACCAGTCCCATCTGCTTCTGCCTTCTTGGCCGCTGCACTTTCTGCTTCTGTCTGGCTGCCCTGACTCACAGTCACTGCCTGGGCTGCAGGCAAGGGCTGCACCACTCCTGTGCCCTTCCTGGGAcagctcccaccaccacccattCCTGAGGAAGGCAACTGACCCAAGCCCCCAGGTGTCTGGCCACCTGGACCCATGGACCCTGGGatgctgttcccactgcctcCACCAGCTTGACTAAGGTTGAGGGACTGGCCTGAGGCCCCAGAGGAAGCCTGAGCCACAGCGAGGGCCTGGCTAGAGGCCTGGGAGAGGCTGGAGACAGGGGAGGCTCCAGGAGGAATGGCCTTCTGAGCAGAGCCTTGCATTTGGGGTCCTTGGGCTGAGGCCTGTTGGTTCCTGACTGCCAAGTTCTGCACCTGAAAGATAAGAAGCAAAAGACAGACTGAGAAAAGGGGAACAGGGGGCACTCAGGGTAAAGATTTCTGTGACTGATTCCGAAGCAGTGACGACAGCTACAGATATTCCACAGCCCCCCTCAACTCGTACCCCGTCCTATACAAACGTACACAGTGAAGGCCTTCCCAGGGAGGGACTCAAGTCATATTTGATTTTTCAGGCTCCTTCACTCACTATCAAATCCATCATCTAGTTTGGTTATTTTATTCCTTCAAAATGTCTCcgattttccctttcctctccattcattcattcaacatctaCAAAACATCTACTATGCTTCAGGTACCACACTGGATACTGGGAATGCAGAGATGAAAGACACGAGCCCCTGCTTTTAATGAGTACTTTCTactaaaaaagacaagaaaaccaaATTACACTATGCACAGATAGGCACACAGTGCTACACGAGCACAGAGAGGAGATTAACTCAGACTAGGGAGATTAGCGAAGACGTCCTAAAACAGGTGATGTCTGAGCTGAGAACCAACAGGTAATAGTGAAGGCAGGGGTTTGAAGACATAGGTGACAACACTGCAAGACCACTGAGCCAAGAAAGAGCACAGCatttttggaaattataaataCTTCATTATGTTTGGGGTGAACTAGAGGAAATGGCAAGAAATGAAGCTAGGAAGGTAGGTTGAGGCTAGAAAGAGGACAGATCTCGAAGGGCCTGGTGTGTTAAAATAAAGAGAGCCTGAACTTTACTTTGGAGACAAAGTTTCTCCATCTTCTTTGTTGttatattcccagcacctagcacagtgcctgacagatAGTAAGTGCTCCAAGGTATGAACAGAGAGAAGGAATGATGAGCACTTAATGGATTACAGGAAGCCACTGAAGAATATGCATCAGAATGATCGTGATCAAATCTATAGTCGAAACTATTCTTTTAAACACTGCTGATGAAAGTATAAAtcagtacaaccactttggaaaacagtttggcatcaTATCCTAAAGGTGACTATTCACACACACTCTAATAACCCAGGAATCCCATAAGAGAAATGCTCGCCGTATACAATGGGTGGCTTGTGTTAAGAATGGTCACAGCAGCACTAGTCATGATAATAAAAGCCTGGAAACCAACTGAATGGCCATAATCAGAAGAGAAGATGAATTAAGATGTGTAGTATATttacacgatggaatattacatagaaatcaaaatgaataaagtacAATGACATACAACAATACAGACGGATTTTGACAATAAGCTATTAAGAAATCATTCCCAAAAAGACTACACACAAGTaccttataaatttaaatataaattagacatatatgtgtgtgtgtgtgtatatatatatatatatatatatatatatgaatgatatgGTATCTGGAATTTGCTTCTGAATAATCCACAGGTGAAGGGAAGGGGGTCTGGAGAGATTGGCCACATGTTTATAAATGCTGACGCTGGATGGTTAAGTACATGGAGattcatatttctttatatttttgtttatgtctGAAATGTTCCATAATAAaagtacattttagaaatatacGTAAAGGcaataaaactatataaaaaggGACACAGGGAAGGATGAACCTAGGAATCATGGGTAAGGGGAGGCAGTGGATGGAACTGGGGATGGCTTATTACATGATTAAAACTTactgagtaaatatttttaaaaagtagaccaTTGATGAGAggaggccatgagccaaggattATGATTTATCAAATTCTGTACACCAGaggtacaattaaaaataatgttagtaACAACATATATCTCCTTATTAAAAAACTTATTCTGTTAGTAATGTGGGAGAGGATTAGAAGTAGATATGGCTGAAGTCAAGAGACCAATTAGGAAACTAGTACAGTAATTCAGgcgaaaaacaaaaagaacccgAATTCAGACAACAGTAATAAAGAAGAAGAGGCAATAGCTTCTGAGAGAGATTTACAAGAATCATCAGGATTGGGTGCTGGGGCGCTTATATACTTCTTACCTTTTCTAACCGGCTTCCTTTCCATAATGGCTATTTAAAACTTTCCTCCTCTCCTTGTACCTCAGAACCACTTCCTCTTTCCCCTGTCACTGTTCACTCCAGCAGAGACAATAAAACCACTAGATGTGCGCGATGCTTCAGCAGTTCCACCAAACCTGCCCCTGCACCTGCCCCCGTCACTTaccaccccctctccctctccttcctcctcgcCAAGGGCCGTCCTTCTCCAGGCTGAGGGtcccatcccctcctcctgctTCAACCTCTCCTCTACTGGCTCCCTGCCATCACCAAGCGGAACCCCATTCCCAAGCCCAGCTTCACCCTCCTCTCCTGTTCTTGCTAATCTCTTAATAATTGTTTACAACCACCGCACCGACTCCCACCACCCAGTCATTCCTCAAGTCACACCACTCCTCTGGCTTCAGCCCCCGACTCCCCCGGAAGGGCTCTCCACCCACAGACCTAAGTCCAGCTCTCCCGCCCTCTCCACTGAACTGGACAGAGGACCCCCTCCACTTTCATAACATTCGGCTCCCTTGTCTTCGTGACCCTGCACAATCCAGATCTTGTCTGTCACTCTTGCCTCCTCCCCTCTGCCAGCCCACCACCCTCTACTCCACCTGGGGCTGCTCTATTTTCTAAGGGCTCATTCTAAACCTCGGGGCTCCAGCTTGAAGGATTTTCTCTTCTCGATCCGTACCAGCTCCCCAAGCGGTTTCCGGTGCTTGACTTCTCTTATTATCTCCACGCACACTACTCCTGTCTGTTCATCTCCAACTCAGTCAGACTTCTCCGAGCTGAGCACTGTGTACATCAGACTGCTGACCCGAGACCTCCTCGTGGGCGGCTCACAAGCACTGCTAGGTCGGCACATCCTCAAGTGAACTTCACCCTGCGTCCACTTCCCGGCATTCTTCACCGCATTCACAGCGCTCCTGGCCCCTCAGGCCATGtcagatcccagctctggcacctccccccactcccccatccaCTGGGTCAGGCCTCCCTTTCCAATGATCTTCGAAGTTTTTCTCCAATCTACTCATTTCTGTCCATCTACATTGCTACCACCTAATCCAAACGTCTTCCCCCTAAACTCTTACAACACTGTTTTCCTCCCTATATTCACACTCACACCATTTCCGTTTATCCTCCAGAGGAGCCAACATAGtccttaaactaaaaaaaaaattttttaaaccctCAAGTCTCCAAGTCACTGCCATTTCCCACTGGCCTTCACACAGAGCCCCCAATCCTACACACAGTCCCCAAGGCCCTGCAAGATTagtttcccccacctccccagtgcCATCTCCATCCCCCAGCGCCAGGCTCCAGGAACACGGGTCTTCTTTTAGTGACTCAAATATACAAAGTCCCTTCCCTCCTCAGGTCTCTGGACATGGGGGGGGCCCTGCCTTCACTCTCATTCCATGTCTTCCCCTGACTAACTTCTACAGGCCCCCATTTAACTGCCATCTCCTCGGGAACGCCTTCTTGACTTCTACCCCCATCCCAAGGCTAAATTAAGTCCCTTTCTATGTTTTCAGAGcactctgtacttttttttttaatataaatttatttatttatttttggctgcattgggtcttcgttgctgcgtgcaggctttctctagctgcggtgacagggggctactcttcgttgcggtacgagggcttctcgttgcggtggcttctcttgctgtggagcacgggctctaggcaggcgggcttcagtagttgcagcacatgggctcagtagtcgtggctcgtgggctctagagagcaggctcagtagttgtggcgcacgggcttagttgctccgcggcatgtgggatcttcctggaccagggctcgaacctgtgtcccctgcattggcaggcggattcttaaccactgcaccaccagggaagtcccagcacacTGTACTTTCTAATGAAGCAATCACTAAACTATTC
The Globicephala melas chromosome 10, mGloMel1.2, whole genome shotgun sequence genome window above contains:
- the PHC1 gene encoding polyhomeotic-like protein 1 isoform X2, which translates into the protein MGLESERQPRAPWTSIMETESEQSSNSTNGSSGSGGSSRPQIAQMSLYERQAVQALQALQRQPNAAQYFHQFMLQQQLSNAQLHSLAAVQQATIAASRQASSPNTSPAQQQTTTTQASINLATTSAAQLISRSQSVSSPSATTLTQSVLLGNTTSPPLNQSQAQMYLRVNRTLGRNVPLASQLILMPNGAVAAVQQEAPSAQPPGVHADADQVQNLAVRNQQASAQGPQMQGSAQKAIPPGASPVSSLSQASSQALAVAQASSGASGQSLNLSQAGGGSGNSIPGSMGPGGQTPGGLGQLPSSGMGGGGSCPRKGTGVVQPLPAAQAVTVSQGSQTEAESAAAKKAEADGTGQQSVGMNLTRTATPAPSQTLISSATYTQIQPHSLIQQQQQIHLQQKQVVIQQQIAIHHQQQFPHRQAQLLHTATHLQLAQQQQQQQQQQQQQQQAAPLPAPPPPQGPPAQQAPPSQSQQPAQTLVVQPMLQSSPLSLPPDPAPKPPVPIQSKPPVAPVKPPQLGAAKMSATQQPPPHIPVQVVGTRQPGTAQAQALGLAQLAAAVPASRGMTGTVQPGQAHVASSPPSSQAPGALQEGPPVLASGMTLAPVQGTAHVVKGAATASSPVVAQVPAAFYMQSVHLPGKPQTLPVKRKAESEEERDDISTLSSMLPAKASPVVESPKAMEEKGGLGDKAEPVTSVNAGTPSSDVVALAPAPSAPPPTLAMVSRQMGDSKPPQAIVKPQILTHIIEGFVIQEGAEPFPVGCSQLLKESEKPLQTGLVTGLNENQSGGPLGGDSPSAELDKKANLLKCEYCGKYAPAEQFRGSKRFCSMTCAKRYNVSCSHQFRLKRKKMKEFQEANYARVRRRGPRRSSSDIARAKIQGKRHRGQEDSSRGSDNSSYDEALSPTSPGPLSVRAGHGERDLGNPNTAPPTPELHGINPVFLSSNPSRWSVEEVYEFIASLQGCQEIAEEFRSQEIDGQALLLLKEEHLMSAMNIKLGPALKICAKINVLKET